The following proteins come from a genomic window of Vallitaleaceae bacterium 9-2:
- a CDS encoding response regulator: MYKILLVDDERIIRESISSLIDWQAYGFELIGAAKHGIEAYDIILREHPDLVITDLKMPVMSGIQLIEKVKMKYPEIEFAILSGHSEFKLAKETMKHGVKHYLLKPCDEKDLIQILEDVRSRLVLKEKREDFIKKNNEKLEKIIPLVKEQFIRDFIMSRHQNQDELDYFINLFNVKNKRIRVIIMQPMGEYNFNTLFALLNIVKRQTFQESIYFKTTVNKSVLLIVENLEEKQIEEFLTEVMENFKYLADRDLVTTYTREGDFDEVSILFQKAQDYLNYAFYLGNSCIISYKDIEQGMQISEVDSIDLQEIVTTVKSGNSELFNQKITEYFDHLSKMRFDISTFKFYCIELASAILRQCQTDQANAYIQKLLEIQLYDNFEQTKDEIIKIGNEIVAMNYSGIIHRHNEIVENMLRIIDEHIEQEELSLKWIASEVLFMNSGYLSKLFSKEMDENFSQYLMRRRIEKAKVVIEQSASAKVYEIASKVGMGNNPQYFSQLFKRYTGMTPSEYKNQTMG, encoded by the coding sequence ATGTATAAAATCTTGCTTGTAGATGATGAACGTATTATTAGAGAAAGTATCTCAAGTTTAATCGATTGGCAAGCCTATGGGTTTGAACTGATAGGGGCGGCAAAACATGGCATTGAAGCCTATGATATTATCCTTCGTGAACACCCGGATTTAGTCATTACAGATTTGAAGATGCCGGTAATGTCCGGGATTCAACTTATTGAAAAAGTAAAAATGAAATACCCGGAAATAGAGTTTGCTATTTTGTCTGGTCACAGTGAGTTCAAGTTGGCTAAAGAGACGATGAAGCATGGAGTAAAGCATTATCTGTTAAAACCTTGTGATGAAAAAGATTTGATTCAGATTTTAGAGGATGTACGAAGCCGACTTGTACTCAAAGAAAAACGTGAAGATTTTATTAAGAAAAATAACGAAAAATTGGAAAAGATTATTCCTTTGGTCAAGGAACAATTCATACGTGATTTTATTATGAGCCGCCACCAAAATCAAGATGAACTGGACTATTTTATCAACCTGTTTAATGTCAAAAACAAGCGTATTCGTGTGATTATCATGCAACCCATGGGCGAGTATAATTTTAATACCTTGTTTGCCCTATTAAATATTGTCAAACGTCAAACGTTCCAAGAATCGATTTATTTTAAAACAACAGTCAATAAAAGTGTCTTGCTGATCGTGGAGAATCTGGAAGAAAAGCAAATTGAAGAATTTTTAACGGAAGTGATGGAAAACTTCAAGTATTTGGCAGATAGGGATTTAGTAACAACCTATACGCGGGAAGGTGATTTTGATGAAGTCAGTATTTTATTTCAAAAAGCTCAAGATTATCTTAACTATGCGTTTTATTTAGGTAATAGCTGTATAATTTCTTATAAAGACATCGAACAAGGCATGCAAATCAGCGAAGTCGATAGTATTGATCTTCAAGAGATTGTTACAACAGTAAAGTCAGGAAATTCAGAGCTTTTCAATCAAAAAATTACGGAATATTTTGATCATTTGTCTAAGATGCGTTTTGATATCAGTACCTTTAAGTTTTACTGTATTGAATTAGCTTCTGCGATTCTTCGCCAATGCCAAACAGATCAGGCGAATGCATACATCCAAAAACTACTTGAGATACAACTATATGATAATTTTGAACAAACAAAAGATGAGATTATAAAGATAGGCAATGAAATTGTAGCCATGAACTATTCTGGAATCATTCATCGACATAATGAAATTGTAGAAAACATGTTACGTATCATTGATGAACATATTGAGCAAGAAGAGCTATCGCTAAAATGGATTGCTAGTGAGGTGCTTTTTATGAACAGTGGGTACTTATCTAAGCTTTTTTCAAAAGAAATGGACGAGAACTTTTCACAATATCTCATGCGCCGTCGTATTGAAAAGGCAAAAGTGGTTATTGAACAATCGGCATCAGCGAAGGTGTATGAGATTGCTTCAAAAGTAGGTATGGGTAATAATCCACAATACTTTAGCCAATTATTCAAACGTTATACCGGAATGACCCCATCAGAATATAAAAATCAGACAATGGGATAA
- a CDS encoding sensor histidine kinase, giving the protein MNIKKYYDKLKIKEKLTMAHLLIVLLVSFVSWTAFQLSFGVYNNLLYQSSAQVLQLSTNQIESELRKMDSYSYNLLSDKNVQQKMIDIKYETNAYQQYNLVDELLERFLIYVASERNISTIYFIDTQAGQHPEGINPVSLAEDVKNQTIHSALEAGGNSVIIDEYAQRGMIILARQFRSTAQLSLENLGVVAFRLELSQLGDAYVSNASMKDSHLFIFSENNLVYKDPTSENIQLSLEDLNADDGFSIKTIDGKKYFLTYSTSNYTNWTYVNVIGYNEAFNQIERMRILIVLVFIGVFVLGSVISVLLAKSITKPIMDLTLRMKRVETGDFSEVKIDSHIQEREDEIGTLHKDFELMISRINTLIDENFKKQIVIKDTNFKALQAQINPHFLYNTLESINWLAKANHQEEIATMVKALGKLLRNAVNTDEFMITIGEELELLDAYISIQKYRYEERLVYRSHVNRSFWGIQIPKLTLQPLVENAIVHSLENMLEPCEISVHAKKQEGMIMLYIQDNGLGIEEKTLKKLQKNEPLESRKGMGIGVQNIDERLKMTFGSEYGLFITSNIGEGTRIEIRIPEERKSENV; this is encoded by the coding sequence ATGAATATAAAAAAATATTATGATAAATTAAAAATAAAAGAAAAACTTACTATGGCACATCTTTTGATTGTGCTATTAGTAAGTTTTGTTAGTTGGACTGCATTTCAGCTATCGTTTGGCGTATATAATAATCTGTTATATCAATCTTCAGCACAAGTTTTACAATTATCGACAAACCAGATTGAAAGTGAATTGCGCAAGATGGATTCTTATTCGTATAACTTATTGTCAGATAAAAATGTTCAACAAAAGATGATCGATATAAAATATGAGACGAATGCATATCAACAATATAATTTGGTTGATGAATTATTAGAACGCTTTCTTATCTATGTTGCATCAGAGCGAAATATCTCCACCATTTACTTTATCGACACTCAAGCAGGACAACATCCAGAAGGAATAAATCCGGTCTCTCTTGCAGAAGATGTGAAAAACCAAACGATTCATTCGGCACTAGAAGCCGGTGGTAATAGTGTAATTATTGATGAATACGCACAACGAGGGATGATTATCTTAGCAAGGCAATTTAGGTCAACGGCACAATTAAGTCTTGAAAATCTTGGGGTTGTCGCGTTTCGGTTAGAACTTAGCCAATTGGGTGATGCATATGTTTCTAATGCAAGTATGAAGGACTCGCATTTATTCATTTTTTCAGAAAATAACCTTGTTTACAAAGATCCTACATCAGAAAATATTCAGTTGAGCTTAGAGGACCTAAATGCAGATGACGGGTTTTCTATAAAAACCATTGATGGGAAAAAATACTTTCTCACGTATTCCACGTCAAACTATACCAACTGGACCTATGTTAATGTCATTGGATATAATGAAGCGTTTAATCAGATTGAACGTATGCGTATATTGATCGTCCTTGTATTTATCGGTGTGTTTGTTCTTGGAAGTGTAATCAGTGTCTTGTTGGCTAAAAGTATAACCAAGCCGATTATGGATCTTACACTACGCATGAAGCGTGTTGAGACAGGGGATTTTAGTGAAGTGAAGATAGACTCTCACATTCAAGAACGAGAAGATGAAATTGGTACCTTACATAAAGACTTTGAATTGATGATTTCTCGAATCAACACCTTAATTGATGAAAACTTTAAAAAACAAATTGTCATAAAAGACACTAATTTTAAAGCGTTGCAAGCCCAAATTAATCCCCACTTTTTATACAATACCTTGGAATCCATTAATTGGCTCGCCAAGGCGAATCATCAAGAAGAAATTGCAACCATGGTTAAAGCATTAGGCAAACTTTTGCGTAATGCAGTTAATACTGATGAATTTATGATTACGATTGGAGAAGAACTTGAACTGCTAGATGCCTACATCAGCATTCAAAAATATCGATATGAAGAACGTTTGGTATATAGAAGCCATGTTAACCGAAGCTTTTGGGGCATACAGATTCCAAAACTGACATTGCAGCCTTTAGTTGAAAATGCGATTGTACATTCACTGGAAAATATGCTAGAGCCATGCGAGATCTCTGTTCATGCCAAAAAACAAGAGGGTATGATCATGCTATATATACAAGATAATGGACTCGGTATTGAAGAAAAGACGTTAAAGAAGCTCCAAAAAAATGAACCCTTGGAAAGTCGTAAGGGAATGGGCATTGGCGTCCAAAACATTGATGAACGCCTAAAAATGACATTCGGGTCAGAGTATGGCCTCTTTATTACCAGTAACATCGGCGAAGGTACCCGAATTGAGATTCGTATACCTGAAGAAAGGAAGAGTGAAAATGTATAA
- a CDS encoding AEC family transporter, with the protein MNAFILTFNAIAPVFLMIILGYGMKRVKLVSEDFVTTSMKLVFKVFLPVLLFQKVANIDIETTITLDDMWLMGYSIVALLLSAGIGSVIAKRVLKLNRNHRGFVQGAFIQGAFRTNYAIISYPILLGMFGDAVVLKLALVTVISIPIFNIVSIIALTPQKSHDMKTYAKLLKNIISNPLIIGIVLGFFSAMLKLDYPKSIEAFIDLTASIATPLALVSLGIFFRFDHFRETLKLTLVATGIKNVLLPFIFSPIAYWLGLSPMNIVIITILVGGPTAVSSFAMSKEMGADAVLAGNIIIMTTLVCSFTLMLFLTFWVSVLGIV; encoded by the coding sequence ATGAATGCATTTATACTGACATTTAATGCCATTGCGCCTGTATTTCTCATGATTATTCTAGGGTATGGGATGAAACGGGTAAAGCTGGTATCCGAAGACTTTGTGACAACATCGATGAAGCTTGTTTTTAAAGTATTTCTTCCGGTTTTGCTTTTTCAAAAAGTGGCAAATATAGACATAGAAACAACGATAACATTAGATGATATGTGGCTTATGGGGTATAGCATTGTGGCGCTGCTACTATCAGCAGGTATTGGAAGCGTCATAGCTAAACGTGTATTGAAGCTTAATCGTAATCACCGTGGATTTGTACAAGGTGCCTTTATTCAAGGCGCCTTTCGGACCAATTATGCAATCATCAGTTATCCTATTTTATTAGGAATGTTTGGGGATGCGGTGGTCTTAAAATTAGCTTTAGTCACGGTGATTTCGATTCCGATTTTTAATATTGTTTCCATTATTGCACTAACACCTCAAAAAAGCCACGATATGAAAACATATGCGAAGTTGTTAAAAAACATCATATCAAATCCCCTGATTATCGGGATTGTATTGGGATTTTTTTCGGCAATGCTTAAGCTTGACTATCCTAAATCAATTGAAGCTTTTATTGATTTGACGGCATCGATAGCTACGCCTTTGGCACTAGTATCGTTAGGGATTTTCTTTCGATTTGATCATTTTAGAGAGACACTTAAGTTAACACTTGTAGCGACAGGAATTAAGAACGTTTTATTGCCATTTATCTTTTCACCGATTGCTTATTGGCTTGGGCTTAGTCCTATGAATATTGTTATCATTACAATATTGGTGGGTGGACCTACGGCAGTTAGTAGCTTTGCGATGAGTAAAGAGATGGGGGCGGATGCCGTGTTAGCAGGTAATATTATCATTATGACGACACTGGTGTGCTCATTTACATTAATGCTATTTTTGACATTCTGGGTCAGTGTATTAGGAATTGTATAA
- a CDS encoding acetate kinase, giving the protein MNKYILALNCGSSSLKFTLFLITDGHQLEHNLSGVVEEIGNIEKSRLKLEVNEEKSIRNMPLPNHRDALEAVFRVFEEFNIHKEDIKSIGHRVVHGGTKYNHSILIEQEVLNTIEQLIPIAPLHNPPNLLGINVAREVMGDIPQVAVFDTAFHATLPEYAFRYGIPEQWYKEFDVRTYGFHGTSHMYVAKRAASILGKAYDTFNGITAHLGNGCSITKVHNGQSVDTSMGFTPLEGVIMGTRSGDIDPAIIAHVVNQLIEREAISHKEAFDRVMTALNKESGLKALGKTNMMQEIRAKAEQGDVQAELVVSIYAYRIAKYIGAYWATLDGCDALVFTAGLGENEGYVRKKIAGFLANIGIEIDDEKNKIRKEEVQIGESKTHGLKVMMIPTDEEIVIGYDAYYLGYLGQELPKKYPFE; this is encoded by the coding sequence ATGAATAAGTATATCTTAGCACTTAACTGTGGAAGTTCGTCATTAAAATTTACTTTGTTTTTGATTACTGATGGGCATCAATTAGAGCATAACCTGAGTGGGGTTGTTGAAGAAATAGGTAATATTGAAAAGAGTCGGTTAAAGCTTGAAGTCAATGAAGAAAAATCAATTCGTAATATGCCGCTGCCTAACCATCGAGATGCGTTGGAAGCTGTGTTTAGAGTGTTTGAAGAGTTTAACATTCATAAAGAGGATATCAAGAGTATCGGACACCGTGTAGTCCATGGCGGAACTAAATATAACCATAGTATTTTAATTGAGCAAGAGGTTTTAAATACAATTGAACAACTTATTCCCATTGCACCATTACATAATCCGCCAAATCTATTGGGAATCAACGTTGCCAGAGAAGTCATGGGGGATATACCTCAAGTGGCAGTTTTTGATACTGCGTTTCATGCAACATTACCGGAATATGCTTTTCGCTATGGAATTCCCGAACAATGGTATAAAGAGTTTGATGTACGTACTTATGGTTTTCATGGAACATCCCATATGTATGTGGCAAAGCGTGCTGCAAGTATACTTGGAAAAGCATATGACACCTTTAATGGGATAACTGCACATTTAGGTAATGGATGTAGTATTACAAAAGTGCATAATGGACAATCTGTGGACACATCGATGGGATTCACACCGCTTGAAGGGGTGATTATGGGGACACGTTCAGGTGATATTGATCCAGCCATCATAGCCCATGTCGTTAATCAGTTGATAGAACGGGAGGCGATAAGCCATAAGGAGGCTTTTGACCGGGTGATGACTGCCTTGAATAAAGAAAGCGGCTTAAAAGCTTTAGGCAAAACAAATATGATGCAGGAGATACGGGCAAAAGCGGAACAAGGCGATGTTCAAGCAGAGTTGGTTGTATCTATTTATGCATATCGCATTGCAAAATATATTGGAGCTTATTGGGCAACCCTTGACGGATGTGACGCATTAGTTTTTACAGCGGGATTAGGAGAAAATGAAGGATATGTTCGTAAAAAAATAGCAGGATTTCTTGCAAATATCGGCATAGAAATAGATGATGAAAAAAATAAGATTCGAAAAGAAGAAGTTCAAATCGGAGAATCTAAAACACATGGATTAAAAGTGATGATGATTCCAACGGATGAAGAGATTGTTATAGGTTATGATGCATATTATTTAGGGTATCTTGGACAAGAACTTCCGAAAAAGTATCCATTTGAATAG
- a CDS encoding glycoside hydrolase family 43 protein, with protein sequence MVEKKVDQWRNPLIKHRADPWIMLHADGYYYFVATVPTYDYIELRRSKTVSGLAKVEPKIIWREHDKGDMKYHIWAPEIHYINSKWYIYFAAGHEQDPWRIRMYVLECGGKNPLEAPWVEKGQIKSRWDTFSLDATTFEHQSEQYMIWAQSDPNIAGNSNLYIDKMINPWTLSGQQVMISTPEYPWERIGFNVNEGPAVLKTDAKIYVSYSASKTDHNYCLGLLEIDTDKNLLNPKHWKKYKEPVFTTSEVNQQYGPGHNCFVRKKTTDEIILVYHARSYKQIQGDPLSDPNRHTRAQVIRLDAGEIIFDQPIKDGVLCG encoded by the coding sequence ATGGTAGAAAAAAAGGTTGATCAATGGAGAAATCCATTAATTAAGCATAGAGCTGACCCTTGGATAATGTTGCATGCAGACGGATATTATTATTTTGTTGCAACAGTGCCCACCTATGATTATATCGAACTTCGACGAAGTAAAACTGTGAGTGGTCTTGCGAAAGTTGAGCCTAAAATTATATGGCGTGAACATGATAAAGGCGACATGAAATATCATATTTGGGCGCCTGAGATTCACTATATCAACAGTAAGTGGTACATATATTTTGCCGCTGGGCATGAACAAGACCCATGGAGAATTCGAATGTATGTCCTTGAGTGTGGAGGAAAAAATCCCTTAGAAGCGCCTTGGGTGGAAAAAGGTCAAATAAAGTCACGTTGGGACACGTTTAGTTTAGATGCAACAACTTTTGAGCATCAGAGTGAACAATATATGATATGGGCACAAAGTGATCCAAATATTGCAGGTAATTCAAACCTATATATTGATAAAATGATTAATCCATGGACTCTAAGTGGTCAACAGGTTATGATATCAACACCAGAATATCCATGGGAGCGTATAGGGTTTAATGTTAATGAAGGTCCAGCAGTGCTAAAAACAGATGCAAAAATTTATGTAAGCTATTCTGCGAGTAAAACAGACCATAATTATTGCTTGGGACTACTTGAGATAGATACGGACAAAAACCTGCTCAATCCAAAGCATTGGAAAAAGTACAAAGAACCTGTGTTTACAACCAGCGAAGTAAATCAACAGTACGGACCGGGACATAACTGTTTTGTCCGAAAAAAGACGACCGATGAGATTATTCTTGTCTATCATGCAAGAAGTTATAAGCAGATTCAAGGCGACCCGTTAAGTGATCCAAATCGTCACACGCGGGCTCAGGTTATACGCTTAGATGCTGGTGAAATTATATTTGACCAGCCGATTAAAGATGGTGTTCTTTGCGGTTAA
- a CDS encoding alpha-N-arabinofuranosidase: MKSASCLVNKNYRIADIDERVYGSFIEHMGRAVYTGIYEPGHQKADEQGFRKDVIQAIDELNVPIVRYPGGNFLSGYDWKDGVGPKEERPVRLDYAWFSIEDNTFGIDEFADWTRKANTQGMIAVNLGTGTPQEAGQLIEYCNIDKGTYWSDLRRKHGHEQPHNFKVWCLGNEMDGPWQTCQMTATDYAKKAKETAKILKWVDPEIEVVACGSSSKDMPTFPEWDLTVLDHTYDYIDYISLHRYYEYSGDVQNFLAAHYDLNDFIQTVRAAADYVKAKHRGKKDIYLSLDEWNVWYNSNMNTKRWQHAPAIAEDVYTLLDALVVGGLLCTIVNNADRVKMACLAQLVNALAPIHTAPNGEVLKHTTYYPFQQVSNYGRGEVYKNLMVCDTVKTERYGDIPELQSLSTFDQERKELAFFVLNTNQEEAIQLHLDLKEFGQLRMIDHETLMGEDLFAVNSFEDPTHIIPKKANLDQGVGTEFCIELPKLSWHMIRFQVQ; this comes from the coding sequence ATGAAAAGTGCAAGTTGTCTCGTTAACAAAAATTATAGGATTGCAGATATTGATGAAAGAGTATATGGTTCATTTATTGAGCATATGGGAAGAGCGGTTTATACCGGAATATATGAACCTGGACATCAAAAAGCAGATGAACAAGGGTTTCGAAAAGATGTCATCCAAGCCATTGATGAGCTTAATGTTCCGATTGTTCGATATCCTGGTGGAAACTTTTTATCAGGGTATGATTGGAAGGATGGAGTAGGACCCAAGGAAGAACGCCCGGTTCGCCTTGACTATGCTTGGTTTTCGATTGAAGACAATACCTTTGGAATTGACGAGTTTGCAGATTGGACACGTAAGGCAAATACACAGGGAATGATTGCAGTAAACCTTGGAACAGGCACGCCACAAGAAGCAGGGCAGCTTATAGAATATTGTAATATTGACAAAGGAACCTATTGGAGTGATCTTCGGCGCAAACATGGGCATGAACAACCGCATAACTTCAAAGTGTGGTGCTTAGGCAATGAAATGGATGGTCCATGGCAAACTTGTCAGATGACAGCAACAGACTATGCAAAGAAGGCAAAAGAAACAGCCAAAATTTTAAAATGGGTCGACCCAGAGATTGAAGTTGTAGCGTGTGGAAGTTCAAGTAAAGATATGCCGACATTTCCAGAATGGGATTTGACAGTTCTAGATCATACCTATGACTATATCGACTACATTTCATTGCATCGATATTATGAATATAGTGGTGATGTCCAAAATTTTTTGGCAGCACATTATGATTTGAATGATTTTATTCAAACGGTGCGGGCAGCAGCGGACTATGTAAAAGCAAAACACAGAGGAAAAAAAGATATTTACCTTAGTCTAGATGAGTGGAATGTTTGGTATAACTCAAATATGAATACAAAACGTTGGCAGCATGCACCGGCTATTGCAGAAGATGTATATACACTGTTAGATGCTTTGGTTGTAGGTGGATTGCTATGTACCATTGTTAATAATGCTGACAGAGTAAAAATGGCGTGTCTTGCACAACTTGTCAATGCATTAGCTCCTATTCATACGGCCCCTAATGGAGAGGTGCTTAAACATACGACCTATTATCCCTTCCAACAGGTGAGTAATTATGGACGTGGTGAAGTTTACAAAAACCTTATGGTTTGCGACACCGTTAAGACAGAGCGTTATGGTGACATTCCAGAACTACAGAGTTTGTCAACGTTTGATCAAGAACGAAAAGAATTGGCGTTTTTTGTTTTAAACACAAATCAAGAAGAAGCAATACAGTTACATCTTGACTTAAAGGAATTTGGACAACTGCGTATGATAGACCATGAGACCCTTATGGGAGAGGATTTGTTCGCAGTTAACTCTTTTGAGGATCCAACCCACATTATACCTAAAAAGGCGAATTTAGACCAAGGTGTAGGAACAGAGTTTTGTATAGAACTACCCAAATTATCATGGCACATGATTCGCTTTCAGGTTCAATAA
- a CDS encoding AraC family transcriptional regulator, translating to MLFEIHDVGYDYKVNALFRIERPCGSKDYLFLFFSTQVKMQIEGELTHVKPNSFMLYAPGEPQLYYNPKGGFINDYFHFDGRQLEAYFQRLGLEVNTPYEMKDYNFIRFFVRKIEKEYIRKDIFWAERISSQMEDFFIGLARLHKYKQDYSLDPYKTTMIEKFKAAREQIFTNLSMNWTIDEMADLVYLSRSRFSVLYKEFFDCSPKEDLIQARMTRAKYLLASSTGTVKEVAEKVGYDNIYHFSKQFKKISGYSPRKYVELSKNMDADMMNQAIL from the coding sequence GTGTTGTTTGAGATACATGATGTTGGATATGATTACAAAGTAAATGCATTGTTTCGAATAGAACGTCCGTGTGGCTCCAAAGATTATCTCTTTTTATTTTTTTCAACGCAGGTAAAGATGCAGATAGAAGGGGAATTAACCCATGTTAAGCCCAATTCTTTTATGCTATACGCACCTGGAGAACCTCAGTTATATTATAATCCCAAAGGTGGGTTTATCAATGATTACTTTCATTTTGATGGGCGGCAGTTGGAGGCGTATTTTCAACGGTTAGGACTTGAGGTGAATACCCCCTATGAGATGAAGGACTATAACTTTATACGTTTTTTTGTTCGTAAAATTGAAAAAGAGTATATCCGTAAAGATATATTTTGGGCAGAACGGATTAGTTCCCAAATGGAAGATTTTTTTATTGGGCTTGCAAGGCTACATAAGTATAAACAAGATTATTCGCTGGACCCATATAAAACGACGATGATTGAAAAGTTTAAAGCAGCACGTGAACAAATATTTACCAATTTGTCAATGAACTGGACAATCGATGAAATGGCGGACTTGGTTTATTTGAGTCGATCGAGATTTTCGGTGTTATACAAGGAGTTTTTTGACTGTAGCCCAAAGGAAGATCTGATTCAGGCACGAATGACAAGGGCGAAGTACTTGCTCGCTTCATCGACGGGAACCGTCAAAGAAGTTGCAGAAAAAGTTGGATATGATAACATCTATCATTTTAGTAAACAGTTTAAAAAAATTAGTGGATACTCACCGAGAAAGTATGTAGAGTTATCCAAAAATATGGATGCGGATATGATGAATCAAGCAATATTATAG
- the araD gene encoding L-ribulose-5-phosphate 4-epimerase, producing MLEGLKKQVFEANMALPKRGLVVFTWGNVSGIDRASNLVVIKPSGVDYDRMTQEDMVVVDLDGNVVEGNYKPSSDTPTHLELYKAFSDIGGIVHTHSSWATSFAQAGRDINPLGTTHADYFYGAVPCTRGMRPEEIAINYEKETGTVIIETFKERALNPMEIPAVLVKEHGPFTWGKDADAAVYHAVVLEEVAKMAFASTLLKETSGKAHMQQTLLDKHFLRKHGKNAYYGQ from the coding sequence ATGTTAGAAGGATTAAAAAAACAAGTTTTTGAAGCAAATATGGCTTTGCCCAAACGCGGTTTAGTTGTATTTACCTGGGGAAATGTAAGTGGAATTGACCGAGCAAGTAACCTGGTTGTTATTAAGCCCAGTGGGGTTGATTATGATAGGATGACCCAAGAAGATATGGTTGTCGTTGACTTGGATGGTAATGTTGTTGAAGGCAACTATAAGCCGTCATCAGATACACCAACACATTTGGAGTTATATAAAGCTTTTTCTGATATTGGAGGTATTGTCCATACGCATTCTTCTTGGGCAACGAGTTTTGCACAGGCAGGCAGGGATATCAATCCTCTTGGCACAACCCATGCCGATTATTTCTATGGTGCTGTTCCCTGTACACGAGGGATGCGCCCCGAAGAAATTGCAATAAATTATGAAAAGGAAACGGGAACGGTCATCATTGAGACATTTAAAGAGCGGGCATTAAATCCTATGGAAATCCCGGCGGTTCTTGTTAAAGAACATGGGCCTTTTACTTGGGGAAAAGATGCAGATGCTGCAGTATATCATGCCGTTGTACTTGAGGAAGTGGCAAAGATGGCTTTTGCTTCGACGCTTTTAAAAGAGACTTCAGGTAAGGCGCATATGCAGCAAACATTATTAGACAAACATTTTTTACGTAAACATGGCAAAAATGCTTACTATGGTCAGTAG